The genome window TCACCTGGGTGCCAGCGGGCGCGATGAAGCGCGCGTCGGAGGTGCCTCCCGCCGTGGAGAGCGCTGGATCGAGGCCGGTGACCGTCTGAATGCTGGCGGCGGCAGCCTGGCTGAGGCGGCCCCGGGGCGTGACGAAGGGGTCGCCCGAAACCTGCCATTCGGCGTCGTAGTCCGCACAGTGCCGGGCGATCAAGGCCTCCGCTCGGCGCCGGATCTCAGCGGCCGGGCTGGCCGGGCTGTGCCGGAAGTTGCACTGTGCCCAGGCACTGCCCGGCACGACATTGTTGGCGCCGGTACCACCGCCGACGTTGGAGACCTGGAAGGAAGTTGGCGGAAAGTCGCGGTCGCCTTCGTCCCAGCGCTCGTCGGCCAGCGCGGCCAGCGCGCGGCTCAGGCGGTGGATGGGGTTGTCGACGCGGTGCGGATAGGCGACATGGCCCTGCCGGCCGTCAACGGTCAGCTGAAGGTTCAGGGAGCCGCGCCGGCCGATCATGATGCGGTCGCCGAGCTTGTCGACGCTGGATGCCTCGCCGACGATGGCGTAGTCCGGTCGCACATTCATCGCTCGGAGCTGCTCCATGACATGGCGCGTCCCAAAACGGGCCGGACCTTCCTCGTCGCTGGTCAGCAGAAAGGCGATGCTACCGGCCGGTTCGTGGCCGTCGGCGAGCAGGCGCTGCACGGCAGTGACCATCGCGGCCAGCCCGGACTTCATGTCCGCCGCGCCGCGGCCGTAGAGGCAGCCGTCGCGCTCGGTAGGGCTGAAGGGCGGGCTCGACCAGCGCGCTTCAGGGCCGGGCGGCACGACATCCGTGTGCCCGGCGAACACGAAGAGGGGCGCGCGCGTGCCGCGCCGCAGCCACAGATTGCGCACGCCATCGGCGTCGAAGGCGTGTGCCTGAAAGCCCAGTGGCGCCAGCTCGGCGGCGAGGATGTCGCAGCAGCCGGCGTCGTCCGGCGTCACCGAGGCGCGGGCGATCAGGCGCTTGAGCAGCGCGCGCGTCGGGTCGCCGGGCCGGTCGCTGGTCATCGGCTCAGACGTCGCGCAGCAGTGCGTTGAGGCCGACCTTGGCGCGGGTCGCGGCGTCGACGCGCTTGACGATGACGGCGCAGTTGATGCTGTAGGCGCCGTTGTCGCGCGGCAGCGATCCGGCAACAACCACCGAGCCGGCGGGGACGCGGCCACGCAGGATCTCGCCGGATTCGCGATCGTAGATGGGGGTTGACTGCGTGATAAAGACGCCCATCGAGATCACCGAGCCCTGTTCGACAACCACGCCTTCGACAATCTCCGAGCGCGCGCCGATGAAGCAATCGTCCTCGATGATCGTGGGGTTGGCCTGCAGCGGCTCCAGCACGCCGCCAATGCCAGCACCTGCCGAAACGTGAACGTTGCTGCCGATCTGGGCGCAGGAGCCAATGCTGGCCCACGTATCGACCATGGTGCCTTTACCGACCCAGGCGCCGATGTTGACGAAGGATGGCATCAGCACGACGTTGGGTGCGATATAGGCGCCACGGCGCACGGCCGCCGGTGGCACCACGCGCGCGCCCTGGTCGCGAAAGTCCGCTTCGCTCCAATTCGCGTACTTCAGCGGTACCTTGTCCCAGCCGCGCAGCGCGCCCATCTCGACGGGCTCGTTGCCCTGCAGACGGAAAGACAGCAGCACCGCCTTCTTCAGCCACTCATTGACGCGCCAGCCGCCGTTTCCGTCCGGCTCGGCGACGCGGCCCTGTCCGCTGTCCAACAGCTGGATGCAGGCCTCGACGGATTCCGCGACCTCCCGATTCGCCGGGGTGATCGAGTCGCGGGCCTCCCAGGCCTGCTCGATGGCGGATTGCAGCTCGGTGCTCATTGCAGTGCTTTCTCCTTAGTTCTTCGGAATATGCATCGGGAAGGGTCAGTTCTGCGCGTCGTCGCGGATACGTGCGGTGAGCGCTTCGCACAGCGCCTGCAGCCGCTGGTCATCCTGCAGCGCCTGCTGCTGCGCGTCGGTGACGTAGAAGACGTCCTCGGCGCGTTCGCCAATGGTGGCGATCTTCGCCGCGTCCAGACGAACCCCGTGCTCGGCGAAGATCTCGCCGACGCGCGACAGCAGGCCGGGACGATCGGCGCTGACCAGTTCGATGGCGGTGCGCGCGCGGCCTTCCTCGGGGTAATAGTGCGCCGTGGTGGGCGTGTTGAAGTGCCGCAGCTGGCGCGACGGCTTCTGCGAGACGGTTACGCGCGTCAGCTGCGGGCCGGTAAGCTTGGCCAGCAGGGCGTCGCGGATCTCCTTGCGGCGGCCGTCGCTGTCGATCGGGCTGCCGTCGCCCTCGACCACGACATAGGAGTCGAGCGCATAGCCGTCCGCGGTGGTGTTCAGGCGGGCGTCCAGAATGGTGAGCCCCAGTTGCGCGAGCACGCCGGTGCTGACCGCGAAGAGCAGATCCCGGTCGCGGGTATAGACGAAGACCGTGGTGCCGCGCTCGGCGACATCGTCGACCAGCGCGAGCGTGTCGCTCTGCCGGGATTCCAGCAGCGCCGGCAGATGCCAGGCCAGTTCCTCGGGCGTGTGGCGCAGGAAGTAGTCGGTGTCGAAGCGCTGCCAGATTGCTTCTGCGCGTGCGGCGTCGATGCCGCTGATCTCCAGGGCGCGGGCGCGCCGGTCGGCGACGACCTCGGTGGTGTCCTGCGGATGCTCGGTGCCGCGCTCGAAGGCTGCGGCGGTAGCGCGGTACAGCTCTTCAAGCAGCGACTTGCGCCAGCTGTTCCAGAGCTTGGGGTTGGTGGCGCGGATGTCGGCGCAGGTCAGCAGGAAGAGGTAATCCAGCCGCGCCCGCGAGCCGACCTTCTGCGCGAACTCGTTGACGACTTCCGGATCGGAAATATCCATGCGCTGGGCGGTCAGCGACATCAGCAGATGGCTGCGCACCAGCCAATCCACGAGCTCGGCGTCAGCGTGGGACAGGCCGTGCTCCAGGCAGAAGCGACGCGCAGTCTCGGCGCCGATGGTGGAATGGTCGCCGCCCTGGCCCTTGCCAATGTCATGGAAGAGCCCGCCCAGATAGAGCAGATCCTTGCGGGGGATGCGCTTCATCACCTTGTGGGCGAAGGGCAATTCCTCGCGGAAGCGCTCCATGGCCATGCGGCGCAGGTTGCGCACGACATAGAGGGTGTGCTCATCCACCGTCAATGTGTGGAAGAGGTCGTACTGCATGTGCCCGATGACCCGTCCGAATGTGGGCAGGTAGCGGCCCAGCACGCCGTAACGGTTCATGCGGCGCAGTGCCCGCGTCAGACCCCGGCCTTCGCGGAACATGGTGATGAAGAGTTCACGCGCGAGCACGGTCTCGCGCAGGCCTTCGTCGACCAGGCGGCGGTCGCGCCGAATCAGGCGCAGCGTGCCGGCGCTGATGCCTTGCACCTCGGGGTGACGCTGCAGCAGGAGGAATATCTCGATGAGCGCCCAGGGCTGTTCGCGGAATACGTTGTCGCGGCGGGCCTCGATGAAATGGTTGCGCGTGCAGAAGCGGGCGTTGATGTCGGTAGTTTCGCCGGCGTTCTCGTCGCCCAGGATCGCCTGCTCGAAGAGTTGCAGCAGCATGTCGTTCAGGCAGATCAGCATCTTGATCGTGCGGTAGTACAGCTGCATAAACTGCTCGACGGCCAGCGAAGAGTCGGCGTCCTCGTAGCCGAAGAGCTCGGCGACGCGCGCTTGGTGATCGAAGAGCAGGCGGTCCTCTTCACGCCCGGTGAGCATGTGCAGTGCGAAGCGCACGCGCCAGAGGAAATCTTGCCCGGCGTAGAGCTCGTCGCACTCCTGCTTGGAGAGAAAGCCGCGCTCGCGCAGGTCGGCGAGGGAGCGCGCGTCGAAATGCCGCTTGGCCACCCATGCGACGGTCTGGATGTCGCGCAATCCCCCGGGGCTTTCCTTGACGTTGGGCTCCAGCTTGTAGCCCGTGTCATCGAACTTGGCGTGGCGTGCCGCCTGTTCGGCCTTCTTGGCGCGGAAGAAGTCGGCGCTGGGCCAGACGTTATCCGGTCCCAGCTCGCGCTCCAGCGTTTCCACCAGCTTCGGGCTGCCGACGAGCAGACGGTGTTCGGTCAGTGTTGTGAAGATGCTGAGATCGTCGCGCGCCTGCTCGCGGCAGTCGGCGGGTGTGCGCACGGAGGCACCGACTTCCAGGCCGATGTCCCAGAAAAAGGCCATCATCTGCTCGATACCGGCGCGGTGGCGTTCCAGGCCTTCCTCGGAATGGAGAACGAGCAGGTCGATGTCCGAATGCGGTAGCAGCTCGCGGCGACCGTAGCCGCCGACGGCGAGCAGGGCGAGGTCGTCGCCGGCTTCGCCGACGTGTAGCTGCCAGGCGGCGTGCAGTAGCTCGTCGACGAGCTGAGCGCGGGCGCGCACCAGGTTTTCTGCCGGCGCGCCCTCGTGAAACAGGGCCGTCAGGCGCTCGCCGCCCCAACGCAGCGTGTCGCGGAAGCGCGCGATGCGCCCATCGGCATCGCCGCGCAGCCGCTTGCGGATGCTGTCCGGGCTGAAAGTGACGTCGTTCTCGCTAACGGCTTCGTCGAGATCCATGGTGGGCTCAGACGGCGCCGTTGCGCAGGGTCAGGACTTCGTAGCCCGAGTCGGTAACGGCGATGGTGTGCTCCCACTGCGCCGACAGCGAGTGGTCGCGGGTCACGACGGTCCAGCCGTCAGGCAGCTCGCGGGTGCCGGGCGCGCCGGCGTTGACCATCGGCTCGATCGTGAAGGTCATGCCGGTCTTCAGCACTTCGCCCGCACCGGGCTTGCCGTAGTGCAGCACCTGCGGGTCCTCGTGGAAGACACGGCCGATGCCGTGGCCGCAGTACTCGCGCACGATGGAGAAGCCCTCGGCCTCCGCTACCTGCTGGATGGCGTGACCGATATCGCCCAGAGTGGCGCCCGGGCGCACCTGCTCGATGCCGGCCACCATGGCGGTGTGCGCCGTTTCGGATAGGCGCCGGCCCAAGACTGTGGGCTCGCCGACGTAGAACATCTTCGAGGTGTCGCCGTGCCAGCCGTCCTTGATGACGGTGACGTCGATATTCATGATGTCGCCGCGCTTAAGCTTCTTGTTGCCCGGAATACCGTGGCAGACGACGTGATTCACCGAGGAGCAGATGGCGCCGGGGAAGGGCGGCCGGCTGCCACCGGCGGTATAACCGATGGTCGCAGAAGTGCAGCCGAGCGGACCGAGCACGTATTCCCGTGCTAGATCGTCGAGCTGGCCGGTGGTGACGCCGGGCTGCACGTGGTCTTCGAGGTACTGGAGCACGCTGGCAGCAGCCTGACAGGCGGCACGCATGCCTTCCAGCTCCTCGGCGTTCTTGATCGTGATAGCCATCGACGTCCCGCCATTGTTGGCAAAAGGCGCGGCATGGTATAAAGCGCGCCCCCGTTTGGCAATGCAGCATCCATGCCGTTCAGGGGCGTGGCCGGCTTTTCCCTCGTGGAAGTGTCCGGTGGCGTAATTCCATTCGCGCGACCGTCCTGGGTGGCCCTTCAAGGGTTCGAACGATGCGGCGCGCGATCTGCAGACAACCCAAGGAGTCAACATGGCTGACATCACCATGCGCCAGCTGCTGGAAGTGGGCGCGCATTTCGGTCACCGTACGCGGTATTGGAACCCGAAGATGGATCCGTACATCTTCGGGCACCGCAACAAG of Algiphilus aromaticivorans DG1253 contains these proteins:
- the glnD gene encoding [protein-PII] uridylyltransferase, which codes for MDLDEAVSENDVTFSPDSIRKRLRGDADGRIARFRDTLRWGGERLTALFHEGAPAENLVRARAQLVDELLHAAWQLHVGEAGDDLALLAVGGYGRRELLPHSDIDLLVLHSEEGLERHRAGIEQMMAFFWDIGLEVGASVRTPADCREQARDDLSIFTTLTEHRLLVGSPKLVETLERELGPDNVWPSADFFRAKKAEQAARHAKFDDTGYKLEPNVKESPGGLRDIQTVAWVAKRHFDARSLADLRERGFLSKQECDELYAGQDFLWRVRFALHMLTGREEDRLLFDHQARVAELFGYEDADSSLAVEQFMQLYYRTIKMLICLNDMLLQLFEQAILGDENAGETTDINARFCTRNHFIEARRDNVFREQPWALIEIFLLLQRHPEVQGISAGTLRLIRRDRRLVDEGLRETVLARELFITMFREGRGLTRALRRMNRYGVLGRYLPTFGRVIGHMQYDLFHTLTVDEHTLYVVRNLRRMAMERFREELPFAHKVMKRIPRKDLLYLGGLFHDIGKGQGGDHSTIGAETARRFCLEHGLSHADAELVDWLVRSHLLMSLTAQRMDISDPEVVNEFAQKVGSRARLDYLFLLTCADIRATNPKLWNSWRKSLLEELYRATAAAFERGTEHPQDTTEVVADRRARALEISGIDAARAEAIWQRFDTDYFLRHTPEELAWHLPALLESRQSDTLALVDDVAERGTTVFVYTRDRDLLFAVSTGVLAQLGLTILDARLNTTADGYALDSYVVVEGDGSPIDSDGRRKEIRDALLAKLTGPQLTRVTVSQKPSRQLRHFNTPTTAHYYPEEGRARTAIELVSADRPGLLSRVGEIFAEHGVRLDAAKIATIGERAEDVFYVTDAQQQALQDDQRLQALCEALTARIRDDAQN
- the map gene encoding type I methionyl aminopeptidase, coding for MAITIKNAEELEGMRAACQAAASVLQYLEDHVQPGVTTGQLDDLAREYVLGPLGCTSATIGYTAGGSRPPFPGAICSSVNHVVCHGIPGNKKLKRGDIMNIDVTVIKDGWHGDTSKMFYVGEPTVLGRRLSETAHTAMVAGIEQVRPGATLGDIGHAIQQVAEAEGFSIVREYCGHGIGRVFHEDPQVLHYGKPGAGEVLKTGMTFTIEPMVNAGAPGTRELPDGWTVVTRDHSLSAQWEHTIAVTDSGYEVLTLRNGAV
- the dapD gene encoding 2,3,4,5-tetrahydropyridine-2,6-dicarboxylate N-succinyltransferase produces the protein MSTELQSAIEQAWEARDSITPANREVAESVEACIQLLDSGQGRVAEPDGNGGWRVNEWLKKAVLLSFRLQGNEPVEMGALRGWDKVPLKYANWSEADFRDQGARVVPPAAVRRGAYIAPNVVLMPSFVNIGAWVGKGTMVDTWASIGSCAQIGSNVHVSAGAGIGGVLEPLQANPTIIEDDCFIGARSEIVEGVVVEQGSVISMGVFITQSTPIYDRESGEILRGRVPAGSVVVAGSLPRDNGAYSINCAVIVKRVDAATRAKVGLNALLRDV
- the dapE gene encoding succinyl-diaminopimelate desuccinylase; translated protein: MTSDRPGDPTRALLKRLIARASVTPDDAGCCDILAAELAPLGFQAHAFDADGVRNLWLRRGTRAPLFVFAGHTDVVPPGPEARWSSPPFSPTERDGCLYGRGAADMKSGLAAMVTAVQRLLADGHEPAGSIAFLLTSDEEGPARFGTRHVMEQLRAMNVRPDYAIVGEASSVDKLGDRIMIGRRGSLNLQLTVDGRQGHVAYPHRVDNPIHRLSRALAALADERWDEGDRDFPPTSFQVSNVGGGTGANNVVPGSAWAQCNFRHSPASPAAEIRRRAEALIARHCADYDAEWQVSGDPFVTPRGRLSQAAAASIQTVTGLDPALSTAGGTSDARFIAPAGTQVIEIGPINASIHQIDEHVRLADLDPLARIYEGVLRRLLVEEPA